The nucleotide window CAGCCCCAGGCCGACATTGGTGGGTTTGATCTTGCGGTCCAAAATCCAGGCCCTGGCCTCGGGGATCGCCACCGTCTCGGCCAGGAGGTTGTGCATCTCCACCACCTCGACCCCGCGCTCGCGCATCTTGGTCATGAAGTCGAAGTGGTCGCGCTTGGCGGCCTGCACCCAGAGAACGTCGTCGAAGAGCAGGTAGTCGTTGTTGCTGGGGGTCAGGCGCGTGTGGCCCAGCCCGGGGGCGCAGACCATGACTTTGCGCAGGGTGCCGACCTCGGAGTGGACCCCGTAGACCGGTTGCTTTCCGGCCGTGGTTGTTTGGCTTTGGCTCGTCATTGGCAGTTCCTCCTAAGTTTGCGCGTTGGCGTCAGACGGCGATCAGGCCGGTGGCCAGGGCGTAGAGACCCACTACCGCCCCCGCCGCCACGAGGCCGAAGAGCCCCTTCTCGGCCGTGGTGAAGACCGCGGCCCCCTGCTCCCGGCGGGCGATGACGAATAGCAGCGCCCCGGGGGCGAAGAGGATGCAGGAGAGCAGCAGGTGTTTCAGCCCGCCGGCCCACAGCATGAAGAGGGTGTAGACGGTGGCGATAGCCGCCCAGGTCAAGTCCCACCCCAGGTCCTTGGACCCCGGCGCGTAGGTCTCCCGAGTCAGGGCCAGCTTGAGGGCGTAGCCCGCCACCAGGACGTACGGGATCAGGGTCATGGCGCTGGTCATCTCCAGGGCCAGGTCAAAGGCGTAGCGGGCGAACATGGTCAGGATCAGGAAGATCTGGACCAAAATGTTGGTGATCCAGAGCGCGGCGGATGGGACCTGGTGCTGGTTCTCGTGGCCCAGTCCCTGGGGAACCAGGTTGAACTTGGCGGCCGAGTAGAGGACCTCGGCGGCCAGCAGCGACCAGGCCAGGTAAGCGCCCAGGACCGAGACGATCAGCCCGGCACTGACGAACTTGAGCCCCCAGGGGCCGACCACCGCCGCCAGGGCGCCCGCCATGGACGGCTGCCTCAGCCCGGCCAGCTCGGGTCGCTGCAGCACTCCGAAGGGCAGCAGGGTCACCAGCACCAGCAGGCAGAGGACGCCGATGAAGCCCATCACCGTCGCCCAGCCGACGTCCTCCCGGCGCCTGGCATAGCGCGAATAGACGCTGGCGCCCTCGATCCCGATGAAGACGAAAACCGTCACCAGCATGGTGCTGCGCACCTGGTTGAAAATGTCGGCCCCGCTGTAGTCGCCGCCGCCCCAGAAACTGGCGGCGAAAAGATCGGCCTTGAAGGTGACGGCCATAATCACGATGAAGACGAAGATCGGGACGATCTTGGCGACGGTCACCACCTTGTTGATGAAGGCCGCTTCCTTGATGCCGCGCAGGATCATGAAATGCACCGCCCACAGGATGACCGAGGAGACGATGATGGCCGCCGGCGTGTTGCCGTCGCCGAAGATCGGGAAAAATGCCCCCAGGGTGGATTTGATCAGTATGAAATAGGTCGTGTTGCCCAGGC belongs to Desulfobacteraceae bacterium and includes:
- a CDS encoding basic amino acid/polyamine antiporter — translated: MESTEKFSRGTLTAMVVGSMVGAGIFSLPARFGASTGPFGAIVAWLVAGGGMLMLAFVFQSLAVRKPDLDAGIFAYAQAGFGNFLGFAAAFGFWAGTCLGNTTYFILIKSTLGAFFPIFGDGNTPAAIIVSSVILWAVHFMILRGIKEAAFINKVVTVAKIVPIFVFIVIMAVTFKADLFAASFWGGGDYSGADIFNQVRSTMLVTVFVFIGIEGASVYSRYARRREDVGWATVMGFIGVLCLLVLVTLLPFGVLQRPELAGLRQPSMAGALAAVVGPWGLKFVSAGLIVSVLGAYLAWSLLAAEVLYSAAKFNLVPQGLGHENQHQVPSAALWITNILVQIFLILTMFARYAFDLALEMTSAMTLIPYVLVAGYALKLALTRETYAPGSKDLGWDLTWAAIATVYTLFMLWAGGLKHLLLSCILFAPGALLFVIARREQGAAVFTTAEKGLFGLVAAGAVVGLYALATGLIAV